Proteins from a genomic interval of Fundulus heteroclitus isolate FHET01 chromosome 21, MU-UCD_Fhet_4.1, whole genome shotgun sequence:
- the LOC105927988 gene encoding copine-3 isoform X1: MASVRVPPPKAPDCVTKVALSISCDNLLDMDAFSKSDPMCVLQINSSGSHWYEIGRTEKIQNCLSPKFSKSIVLDYYFETVQKLRFELYDIDSENCSPEEADFLGALECTLGQIVSSRKLTKPLVKRDKTPAGKGTITICAEELTDNRVVVFEVAARKLDKKDFFGKSDPFLEFHKETETGWQLAHRTEVVKYNLNPIWKPFKIPMQSLCGGDVEKSIKIDCYDYNNSGSHDFIGSFLTTLSHIQQASQSYAAEYECINSTKKQKKKSYKNSGVIIIKQCKIVKEYTFLDYIMGGCQINFTIAIDFTGSNGDPNLPTSLHYINPQGYNEYLAAIWAVGNVIQDYDSDKMFPAFGFGAQLPPTWKVSHEFPLNFNPSNPFCAGIEGVVFAYQQCLPQVKLYGPTNFSPIINHVAHFGREALQQQTASQYFVLLIITDGVITDMDATRDAIVNASRLPMSIIIVGVGGADFSAMEFLDGDDGSLRSATGEAAMRDIVQFVPFRQFQNSPKEALAQSVLAEVPGQVTGFFNTMSLKPPQSHPPPHDLLASAPPSDPC; this comes from the exons ATGGCGTCGGTCAGAGTCCCTCCACCCAAGGCCCCGGACTGTGTGACCAAGGTGGCGCTGAGCATCTCCTGCGACAACCTGCTGGACATGGACGCCTTCTCAAAGTCTGACCCCATGTGCGTGCTTCAAATAAACTCCTCAGGCTCTCACTGGTATGAG ATCGGGCGGACGGAGAAAATCCAGAACTGCCTAAGTCCCAAGTTCTCCAAAAGCATCGTCCTCGACTACTACTTTGAGACGGTGCAGAAGCTCCGCTTTGAGTTGTATGATATCGACAGTGAAAACTGCAGCCCAGAAGAGGCGGACTTCCTAGGAGCACTGGAGTGCACCTTGGGACAG ATTGTGTCCTCGAGAAAACTGACAAAGCCTCTAGTAAAGAGAGACAAGACGCCCGCCGGGAAAGGAACAATAACG ATATGTGCAGAAGAGTTAACTGACAACAGGGTGGTGGTGTTTGAAGTGGCTGCCAGGAAACTAGACAAAAAG gacTTCTTTGGCAAATCCGACCCTTTCCTAGAATTTCACAAGGAGACAGAAACTGGATGGCAGCTGGCGCACAGGACAGAG GTGGTAAAATACAACCTAAACCCCATATGGAAGCCATTCAAGATCCCCATGCAGTCCCTCTGTGGAGGTGATGTAGAGAAATCTATAAag ATCGACTGCTACGACTACAACAACAGCGGCTCGCACGATTTTATCGGCTCCTTCCTCACAACACTCAGCCACATACAGCAGGCGTCTCAGTCGTACGCT GCTGAGTATGAATGCATCAACAGCacgaagaagcagaagaagaaaagctacaAGAACTCTGGAGTTATAATCATAAAACAATGCAAG ATAGTGAAGGAGTACACGTTTCTGGATTACATAATGGGCGGCTGTCAGATTAACTTCACA ATTGCCATCGATTTCACGGGCTCCAATGGAGATCCCAATTTACCCACGTCCCTACACTACATCAACCCTCAAGGCTACAACGAGTATCTGGCAGCGATCTGGGCGGTCGGTAATGTCATCCAGGACTACGACAG TGACAAGATGTTCCCTGCCTTCGGCTTCGGCGCTCAGCTCCCTCCAACGTGGAAG GTCAGCCACGAGTTTCCCCTCAACTTCAACCCGTCAAATCCATTCTGCGCAG GCATAGAGGGCGTGGTCTTTGCCTATCAGCAGTGTCTGCCTCAGGTGAAGCTTTATGGTCCAACCAACTTTTCTCCAATCATCAACCATGTGGCCCATTTTGGCAGAGAGGCCTTACAGCAGCAAACCGCATCT caatACTTCGTCCTGCTGATCATCACCGACGGAGTCATCACCGACATGGACGCGACGCGCGACGCCATCGTCAACGCCTCCCGGCTGCCCATGTCCATCATCAtcgtcggggtgggaggggcgGACTTCAGCGCCATGGAGTTCCTGGACGGGGACGACGGGTCCCTGCGCTCGGCCACAGGCGAGGCCGCCATGCGGGACATCGTGCAGTTCGTGCCCTTCAGGCAGTTCCAGAAC AGTCCCAAGGAAGCTCTAGCTCAGAGTGTCTTGGCGGAGGTCCCCGGTCAGGTGACGGGCTTCTTCAATACCATGAGTCTGAAGCCTCCGCAAAGCCACCCTCCTCCCCATGACCTCCTGGCATCAGCGCCTCCTAGTGATCCGTGCTGA
- the LOC105927988 gene encoding copine-3 isoform X2 encodes MASVRVPPPKAPDCVTKVALSISCDNLLDMDAFSKSDPMCVLQINSSGSHWYEIGRTEKIQNCLSPKFSKSIVLDYYFETVQKLRFELYDIDSENCSPEEADFLGALECTLGQIVSSRKLTKPLVKRDKTPAGKGTITICAEELTDNRVVVFEVAARKLDKKDFFGKSDPFLEFHKETETGWQLAHRTEVVKYNLNPIWKPFKIPMQSLCGGDVEKSIKIDCYDYNNSGSHDFIGSFLTTLSHIQQASQSYAAEYECINSTKKQKKKSYKNSGVIIIKQCKIVKEYTFLDYIMGGCQINFTIAIDFTGSNGDPNLPTSLHYINPQGYNEYLAAIWAVGNVIQDYDSDKMFPAFGFGAQLPPTWKVSHEFPLNFNPSNPFCAGIEGVVFAYQQCLPQVKLYGPTNFSPIINHVAHFGREALQQQTASQYFVLLIITDGVITDMDATRDAIVNASRLPMSIIIVGVGGADFSAMEFLDGDDGSLRSATGEAAMRDIVQFVPFRQFQNAGTAALAQSVLAELPDQVASFFNLFELKPPRDPPPS; translated from the exons ATGGCGTCGGTCAGAGTCCCTCCACCCAAGGCCCCGGACTGTGTGACCAAGGTGGCGCTGAGCATCTCCTGCGACAACCTGCTGGACATGGACGCCTTCTCAAAGTCTGACCCCATGTGCGTGCTTCAAATAAACTCCTCAGGCTCTCACTGGTATGAG ATCGGGCGGACGGAGAAAATCCAGAACTGCCTAAGTCCCAAGTTCTCCAAAAGCATCGTCCTCGACTACTACTTTGAGACGGTGCAGAAGCTCCGCTTTGAGTTGTATGATATCGACAGTGAAAACTGCAGCCCAGAAGAGGCGGACTTCCTAGGAGCACTGGAGTGCACCTTGGGACAG ATTGTGTCCTCGAGAAAACTGACAAAGCCTCTAGTAAAGAGAGACAAGACGCCCGCCGGGAAAGGAACAATAACG ATATGTGCAGAAGAGTTAACTGACAACAGGGTGGTGGTGTTTGAAGTGGCTGCCAGGAAACTAGACAAAAAG gacTTCTTTGGCAAATCCGACCCTTTCCTAGAATTTCACAAGGAGACAGAAACTGGATGGCAGCTGGCGCACAGGACAGAG GTGGTAAAATACAACCTAAACCCCATATGGAAGCCATTCAAGATCCCCATGCAGTCCCTCTGTGGAGGTGATGTAGAGAAATCTATAAag ATCGACTGCTACGACTACAACAACAGCGGCTCGCACGATTTTATCGGCTCCTTCCTCACAACACTCAGCCACATACAGCAGGCGTCTCAGTCGTACGCT GCTGAGTATGAATGCATCAACAGCacgaagaagcagaagaagaaaagctacaAGAACTCTGGAGTTATAATCATAAAACAATGCAAG ATAGTGAAGGAGTACACGTTTCTGGATTACATAATGGGCGGCTGTCAGATTAACTTCACA ATTGCCATCGATTTCACGGGCTCCAATGGAGATCCCAATTTACCCACGTCCCTACACTACATCAACCCTCAAGGCTACAACGAGTATCTGGCAGCGATCTGGGCGGTCGGTAATGTCATCCAGGACTACGACAG TGACAAGATGTTCCCTGCCTTCGGCTTCGGCGCTCAGCTCCCTCCAACGTGGAAG GTCAGCCACGAGTTTCCCCTCAACTTCAACCCGTCAAATCCATTCTGCGCAG GCATAGAGGGCGTGGTCTTTGCCTATCAGCAGTGTCTGCCTCAGGTGAAGCTTTATGGTCCAACCAACTTTTCTCCAATCATCAACCATGTGGCCCATTTTGGCAGAGAGGCCTTACAGCAGCAAACCGCATCT caatACTTCGTCCTGCTGATCATCACCGACGGAGTCATCACCGACATGGACGCGACGCGCGACGCCATCGTCAACGCCTCCCGGCTGCCCATGTCCATCATCAtcgtcggggtgggaggggcgGACTTCAGCGCCATGGAGTTCCTGGACGGGGACGACGGGTCCCTGCGCTCGGCCACAGGCGAGGCCGCCATGCGGGACATCGTGCAGTTCGTGCCCTTCAGGCAGTTCCAGAAC GCAGGCACTGCAGCACTCGCACAAAGCGTACTGGCAGAGCTGCCTGACCAAGTGGCCTCCTTCTTCAATTTATTTGAGCTGAAGCCCCCCAGAGACCCCCCTCCTTCCTAG